A genomic segment from Treponema sp. Marseille-Q3903 encodes:
- a CDS encoding ABC transporter permease: MIVDILSFSAPLVLCSIGALFTEYAGVLSLFLEGLISFAAFMDFTFTVLTGSPLLGLLISTSVSTILVFVFSKLIEKFHAKVFIAGIAMNLFFASVVSALSVLIFRSRGVLTSPLFSFNVSNIKTASVLVLIAMILFAIVFIKFTRTGLYIRMAGSYSDTLLARGVNPSAIRTISWMFAAIYSSVAGCFLCMRLSSFVPGISSGRGWMAIAAVFLGRKRPSRIIICVFIFCLADLFAATIQNYIPNIPSSLLLSLPYIVSLLLILKR; encoded by the coding sequence ATGATTGTCGATATACTTTCGTTTTCTGCACCGCTTGTCCTCTGTTCAATCGGAGCACTTTTTACAGAATATGCAGGCGTGCTTTCCCTTTTTTTGGAAGGTTTGATATCATTTGCGGCATTCATGGACTTTACATTCACTGTTTTGACAGGAAGTCCACTACTCGGACTTCTAATCTCAACATCGGTTTCTACGATTTTAGTTTTTGTTTTTTCAAAGCTGATAGAAAAATTTCATGCAAAAGTTTTTATAGCCGGAATTGCCATGAATCTTTTTTTTGCAAGCGTAGTTTCAGCTCTTTCAGTTTTGATTTTTCGCTCTCGAGGAGTTTTAACTTCTCCTCTTTTCAGTTTTAACGTATCGAACATAAAAACAGCGTCGGTGCTTGTTTTAATTGCGATGATTTTGTTCGCTATCGTTTTTATAAAATTTACAAGAACCGGTTTGTATATAAGGATGGCAGGAAGCTATTCCGACACTCTCCTTGCGCGCGGCGTAAATCCGTCTGCGATTAGGACAATCTCATGGATGTTTGCTGCAATTTACAGTTCTGTAGCAGGATGTTTTCTTTGCATGAGGCTTTCGTCTTTTGTACCCGGCATTTCGAGCGGTCGTGGCTGGATGGCGATTGCGGCTGTATTTTTAGGACGTAAAAGACCTAGCAGAATTATAATTTGTGTGTTTATATTCTGCCTGGCTGATCTTTTTGCAGCGACAATTCAAAATTACATTCCGAATATTCCATCATCATTGTTGTTGTCGCTGCCGTACATCGTCTCGTTGCTGTTGATTTTAAAGAGATAA
- a CDS encoding ATP-binding cassette domain-containing protein, whose protein sequence is MVQKLKTDNKKSYSSLVLKDICVNYSYKSVLKNVYLTFEKGKIYAILGENGAGKSTLTSLLCGDRQPTSGKIFLDDKQVKFNSPKDALNCGIACVHQRPLLADSFSIRDNVKVGVKLFGPTIDLILENVIVGELFKTKKLSKTSTVVQELSDYERFKVAYANLFLKQPSFYIFDEAPLDFLQSSSKDILKVRESIKKSGLTFILISHFIPEIIKIVDKIILLKDGKVLEILDSDKTSESDIKQKLFGIEKNISIPPSIKFEKILEEKVLAYRSGKIKKDINGLKKRIKIGYIPSDKTFRASNPNLTVLQLTTIYHTELKQKELEKYAYNILKKADVNIKLYEKVSNLSGGMLQRIILEREIEENPDVMFLFNPTHGLDSESTQRLYAKLDKLAQSGTDVIIGEPQ, encoded by the coding sequence GTGGTACAAAAATTGAAAACCGACAATAAAAAATCTTATTCATCGCTTGTATTAAAAGATATCTGCGTAAACTATTCGTACAAAAGCGTACTCAAAAATGTTTACTTGACTTTCGAAAAAGGCAAAATATATGCTATTTTAGGAGAGAATGGAGCGGGAAAAAGTACGCTGACAAGTTTGCTGTGCGGAGACAGGCAACCTACAAGCGGGAAGATTTTTCTTGATGATAAACAAGTAAAATTTAATTCCCCAAAAGATGCGCTGAATTGCGGAATAGCATGCGTTCATCAGCGTCCGCTCCTCGCCGATTCTTTTTCTATAAGAGACAATGTCAAAGTCGGTGTAAAATTATTCGGACCGACAATCGATTTAATTTTGGAAAATGTCATAGTCGGGGAATTGTTCAAGACAAAAAAACTTTCGAAAACCTCAACTGTTGTTCAAGAGCTGTCTGATTACGAGCGTTTTAAGGTCGCATACGCAAATCTATTTTTAAAGCAGCCCTCTTTTTACATTTTTGATGAAGCTCCTCTTGATTTTTTGCAGAGCTCAAGCAAAGATATTTTGAAAGTGCGAGAATCAATCAAAAAATCAGGCTTAACTTTTATTTTGATTTCGCATTTTATTCCGGAAATAATAAAAATTGTAGATAAAATCATTCTTCTAAAAGACGGCAAAGTTTTAGAAATTCTCGATTCTGACAAAACTTCAGAATCTGATATAAAACAGAAACTTTTCGGAATCGAAAAAAACATATCGATTCCGCCTTCAATCAAATTTGAAAAAATACTTGAGGAAAAAGTTCTCGCATACCGTTCCGGCAAAATCAAAAAGGACATCAACGGATTAAAAAAAAGGATTAAAATCGGTTATATTCCTTCAGATAAAACGTTCCGTGCATCAAACCCGAATCTTACAGTTTTACAGTTGACGACAATCTATCACACAGAGCTTAAACAAAAAGAGCTTGAAAAATATGCGTATAATATACTCAAAAAAGCTGATGTCAATATAAAACTCTACGAAAAAGTGTCGAACCTTTCGGGAGGTATGCTTCAGAGAATCATCCTCGAACGCGAAATAGAAGAAAACCCTGACGTGATGTTCCTTTTCAATCCGACACATGGACTTGATTCGGAATCGACTCAACGGCTTTATGCAAAACTAGATAAACTCGCACAAAGCGGCACGGACGTAATCATTGGAGAACCTCAATGA
- a CDS encoding acetate kinase: MVILTLNCGSSSAKYQVYDWDDKKVMANGVVERIGIEGSCITHNVKGKKIEITSACPTHKEAIELIIKEITDSEVGVIKSMDEIGAVGHRVLHGGEKFTKSVLITPEVLDGFRDVIDLGPLHMPANIMGIEAAQKVMPNVPHAAIMDTAWHQTMPPETFRYAIPKEWYEKYAARRYGFHGTSFLYTAKRAAVLLGKEPKDTNLIICHIGNGASMCAVKNGVCYDTSMGITPLEGLVMGTRSGDLDPALPFYIMRKTGMTAEEMDNALNKKCGCLGITGRFSDRRDIEAAAEKGDKDCQLCIEMESLRIKKYIGQYMAELGHVDAIVWTAGVGERAPVIREKACSGLENWGIKIDEQRNKWSSTNNAETYIHADDSDVKIFVIPTDEELVMTEDAFALMKGTYDVHTKFKYSFQDKNYLNKAREEGLQEDLVKRPNIAKVLANKR; the protein is encoded by the coding sequence ATGGTAATTTTAACTTTGAACTGTGGTTCATCATCTGCAAAGTATCAGGTTTATGACTGGGACGACAAAAAAGTAATGGCTAACGGTGTTGTGGAGCGCATCGGTATTGAAGGTTCATGCATTACTCACAATGTAAAAGGAAAAAAAATCGAAATAACATCTGCATGTCCGACCCACAAAGAAGCAATTGAATTGATTATAAAAGAGATAACCGACTCAGAAGTTGGCGTTATAAAATCTATGGATGAAATCGGAGCTGTAGGTCACCGCGTATTGCATGGCGGCGAAAAATTTACAAAATCGGTTCTAATCACACCGGAAGTTCTCGATGGATTCCGCGATGTAATTGATTTAGGACCGCTTCACATGCCTGCAAACATAATGGGAATTGAAGCTGCTCAAAAAGTTATGCCGAACGTTCCGCATGCAGCAATAATGGATACGGCATGGCATCAGACAATGCCTCCGGAAACATTCCGATACGCAATTCCAAAAGAATGGTACGAAAAATATGCAGCGCGCAGATACGGATTTCACGGGACATCGTTCTTATACACAGCAAAAAGAGCGGCTGTATTGCTCGGAAAAGAGCCAAAAGACACAAACCTGATAATCTGTCACATTGGGAACGGAGCTTCAATGTGCGCTGTAAAAAACGGCGTTTGCTATGATACTTCGATGGGAATCACACCGCTCGAAGGTCTTGTTATGGGAACCCGCTCGGGAGATCTTGACCCGGCTCTTCCTTTCTACATCATGCGAAAAACAGGCATGACTGCCGAAGAAATGGACAATGCTCTAAACAAAAAATGCGGATGTCTTGGCATTACAGGACGTTTTTCAGATCGCCGCGATATAGAAGCTGCAGCGGAAAAAGGAGATAAAGACTGTCAACTTTGTATTGAAATGGAATCTCTGAGAATAAAAAAATACATCGGTCAGTATATGGCAGAACTCGGACACGTTGATGCAATCGTATGGACAGCAGGAGTTGGAGAGAGAGCTCCTGTCATCCGAGAAAAAGCTTGTTCAGGGCTCGAAAACTGGGGAATTAAAATCGATGAGCAGAGAAACAAATGGTCATCCACAAACAATGCAGAAACGTACATTCACGCCGACGATTCAGATGTTAAGATTTTTGTTATTCCGACAGATGAAGAACTCGTGATGACAGAAGACGCTTTTGCACTTATGAAAGGAACTTACGACGTTCACACAAAATTCAAATATTCTTTCCAAGACAAAAATTATTTGAACAAAGCTCGGGAAGAAGGGCTTCAAGAGGACTTGGTAAAAAGACCTAACATTGCAAAAGTTTTAGCAAACAAGAGGTGA
- the argS gene encoding arginine--tRNA ligase translates to MADSKTEFREIISKAVKTFFAEKGIEIEDGLLEKIVVQNAPNQELGDIGVPMFIFAKPSRMAPPAIASEVASLIKECKLGKVIAAGPYVNIKLDKAFAASPILKAVAEQGENYGSFNQEGKKPLEGRRVMVEYSSPNTNKPLHLGHIRNDALGESVSRILKAAGADVYRVNIINNRGIHICKSMLAYKMFHESKGDTPESLGMKGDHFVGQCYVEFDRWLKGEKDKPETAHPEAAQQAEEMLIKWESGNPEIRALWTKMNEWTFEGIKETYARTGVGFEKYYFESDTYIKGKDQILKGLEKGIFFKAEDGSVRIDVTDVVGKGKDEDNHEKVLLRKDGTSVYITQDIGTAISRHDDWPFNQLVYVVASEQNYHFKILFYILKKLGFEWAEKLYHLSYGLVNLPSGRMKSREGTIVDADDLIDSLHADALKAIKERGRDGDVDADDVAEKVAIGALHYYMLQATPAKDMLFNPSESLSFNGNTGPYLQYMGARINSILAKANEAGIKSDSSDAAVALLTNEDEWALIKNIGDFPSIVEKAAENLDPSTVAAYVYETAKDFSKFYQTCSIVNAENAKLAGARLYLAECTLQVIKNAMKLVLVPYLEKM, encoded by the coding sequence ATGGCAGACTCAAAGACAGAATTTAGGGAAATTATTTCAAAAGCGGTAAAAACATTTTTTGCAGAAAAAGGAATTGAAATCGAAGACGGGCTGCTTGAAAAGATTGTTGTTCAAAATGCCCCAAATCAGGAACTCGGCGATATTGGAGTTCCGATGTTCATTTTTGCTAAACCTTCCCGCATGGCTCCTCCTGCGATTGCTTCTGAAGTTGCTTCCTTGATAAAAGAATGTAAACTTGGAAAAGTTATTGCGGCAGGCCCTTACGTAAATATCAAGCTCGACAAGGCGTTTGCTGCGTCTCCGATTTTAAAAGCAGTTGCAGAACAGGGGGAAAATTACGGTTCTTTCAATCAAGAAGGGAAAAAGCCTCTTGAGGGACGCCGCGTAATGGTAGAATATTCTTCGCCAAATACGAACAAACCTCTTCATCTCGGGCATATCCGTAACGATGCGCTTGGCGAATCTGTAAGCAGGATTCTCAAAGCTGCCGGTGCGGATGTATACAGAGTGAATATCATCAACAACCGCGGCATTCATATATGTAAATCGATGCTTGCCTACAAAATGTTTCATGAATCAAAAGGTGATACTCCAGAATCTTTGGGGATGAAAGGTGACCATTTTGTAGGACAATGCTATGTTGAATTTGACAGATGGCTTAAAGGCGAAAAAGACAAGCCGGAAACTGCCCATCCGGAAGCCGCACAACAAGCCGAAGAAATGCTTATCAAGTGGGAGTCAGGAAACCCTGAAATCAGAGCACTGTGGACAAAGATGAACGAATGGACTTTTGAGGGTATAAAAGAAACTTATGCCCGCACCGGCGTCGGCTTTGAAAAATATTATTTTGAAAGCGACACTTACATAAAAGGAAAAGATCAGATTTTAAAAGGTCTTGAAAAGGGGATTTTCTTTAAGGCTGAAGACGGTTCTGTCCGCATAGACGTGACTGACGTAGTCGGCAAAGGGAAAGACGAAGATAATCACGAAAAAGTTCTTTTGAGAAAAGATGGAACTTCAGTGTATATCACGCAGGATATCGGAACTGCGATAAGCCGCCATGACGACTGGCCTTTCAATCAGCTTGTATACGTTGTTGCCAGTGAACAAAATTACCATTTTAAGATTTTGTTTTACATCTTAAAAAAGCTCGGTTTTGAATGGGCAGAAAAACTCTATCATCTGTCTTACGGTCTTGTAAACCTTCCAAGCGGACGCATGAAAAGCCGTGAAGGCACTATCGTCGATGCCGATGATTTGATAGATTCGCTTCATGCAGATGCTCTTAAGGCAATCAAAGAACGCGGTCGTGATGGCGACGTAGATGCCGACGATGTAGCAGAAAAGGTTGCAATTGGGGCTCTTCATTACTACATGCTTCAAGCTACTCCTGCAAAAGATATGCTCTTTAATCCTTCAGAGAGTTTGAGTTTTAACGGAAACACGGGACCTTACTTGCAATATATGGGAGCTCGCATCAATTCGATCCTCGCTAAAGCAAATGAAGCCGGAATTAAGTCAGATTCAAGCGACGCCGCTGTTGCTCTTCTTACAAATGAGGACGAATGGGCGTTGATAAAAAATATCGGCGACTTTCCATCGATCGTAGAAAAAGCTGCCGAAAATCTTGACCCGAGCACTGTTGCCGCTTACGTCTATGAAACTGCAAAAGATTTCAGCAAATTCTATCAGACATGTTCCATCGTAAATGCAGAAAACGCAAAACTCGCTGGTGCTCGCCTTTATCTGGCGGAATGCACGTTGCAGGTAATTAAGAACGCAATGAAACTTGTGCTTGTTCCATACCTCGAAAAAATGTAA
- a CDS encoding ABC transporter permease, whose translation MNLYFFGSAINISALYMTAGLGAAISIKSGNLNLGGEGQIYIGGFVCAIVLQTFQSAPVALTLPLSLLLAIIASAAIACLCAFFKLNRNSDFLFTSFISSAAIIPVIDGLIAGPFRSRSDNLLSTPFIPDSARFKAFVPRSPLTIMIAITIAFCIFFFFAINRTAYGRKLTIYGTSPLLAEYAGYNEKKLFYSSALISGGMHGLCGALAVLGVYFTCHSGFYQGIGWNSLSAAMIANSNPLLLIPSSLFMGFITTYANKYAMYANFTFDVSGLIQAAFLFIISFPLYTKQNFIKREAKR comes from the coding sequence ATGAATCTATACTTTTTCGGCTCTGCAATAAACATTTCTGCATTATACATGACAGCGGGTCTTGGAGCGGCAATCTCTATAAAATCGGGAAACCTCAATCTCGGCGGAGAAGGTCAAATCTACATCGGAGGATTTGTTTGCGCAATCGTTCTGCAAACTTTCCAATCTGCTCCAGTAGCGCTTACGCTCCCACTCTCACTTTTGCTTGCAATAATTGCGTCAGCGGCAATCGCATGCCTTTGTGCGTTTTTTAAATTGAATCGAAATTCCGATTTTTTATTTACATCTTTTATATCATCTGCGGCAATTATCCCAGTGATAGACGGACTTATTGCGGGGCCTTTCAGGAGCCGTTCGGACAACTTGCTTTCAACACCGTTTATCCCTGATTCGGCACGGTTCAAAGCATTTGTTCCGCGTTCACCGTTGACAATCATGATCGCGATAACAATCGCATTCTGCATATTTTTCTTTTTTGCAATCAACCGCACCGCATACGGAAGGAAATTGACAATTTACGGAACGTCTCCTCTTCTTGCGGAATACGCAGGTTACAATGAAAAAAAATTGTTTTATTCATCAGCGTTAATTTCAGGTGGAATGCACGGTCTTTGCGGAGCGTTGGCAGTTCTCGGCGTTTATTTTACATGCCACTCAGGATTTTATCAGGGGATTGGCTGGAACTCACTCTCTGCGGCGATGATTGCAAATTCAAACCCACTCCTTTTAATTCCGTCGTCGCTTTTTATGGGATTTATCACAACTTATGCAAACAAATATGCGATGTATGCGAATTTTACATTTGATGTGAGCGGATTGATTCAGGCTGCCTTTTTGTTTATTATTTCATTTCCTCTTTATACAAAACAAAATTTTATCAAAAGAGAGGCAAAACGATGA
- a CDS encoding BMP family ABC transporter substrate-binding protein: MKIAKTLSILFCISALFTSCTSSEKRNGLSIALFIPGIADDTSPTYKQLKEGVANACEEKSVSLFVMEAGSNQAEWGSKLTALTAEQKYDVIISSNPSLPEIAEPILKQFPNQKYIFMDATKEGNRNIFTVCYNQFEQAYLNGYIGGLMSKSHKMALIAAQEYPVMNNIILPFFEKGAKAAYNSTTVDFRIVGNWYDATKGAEIADAVAKIGVDVILPICGGASQGVINSAVNNGLYITWFDDNGFSKAPGTIISSSTMEQKRMSYMVTIDFIEGKTPWGTAKMVGIKEGFVDFIQDDPNYKKTVPEDIQNKMKNLLDGIKNGEIVIQ, encoded by the coding sequence ATGAAAATAGCAAAAACATTATCTATTTTATTTTGTATTTCGGCACTTTTTACAAGCTGTACTAGCTCGGAAAAAAGAAATGGGCTTTCTATTGCGCTTTTTATTCCGGGAATTGCAGATGATACAAGTCCAACGTATAAGCAACTAAAAGAAGGCGTTGCTAATGCGTGCGAAGAAAAATCCGTCTCTCTTTTTGTAATGGAAGCCGGCTCAAATCAAGCTGAATGGGGGTCAAAACTGACTGCACTGACGGCGGAACAAAAATACGATGTAATTATCTCATCTAACCCCTCTCTTCCAGAAATTGCAGAACCGATTTTAAAGCAGTTCCCAAATCAAAAATATATTTTTATGGATGCCACAAAGGAAGGGAATCGGAATATATTCACAGTTTGTTACAATCAGTTTGAGCAAGCTTACTTAAACGGTTATATCGGTGGGCTTATGTCAAAATCGCACAAAATGGCTTTGATTGCAGCTCAAGAATATCCTGTTATGAACAACATAATTCTTCCATTTTTTGAAAAAGGTGCGAAAGCCGCTTATAATTCAACTACGGTAGATTTTAGGATTGTCGGGAACTGGTACGACGCTACAAAAGGAGCTGAAATTGCCGATGCTGTCGCAAAAATTGGAGTTGATGTTATATTGCCAATATGTGGAGGAGCCTCGCAAGGAGTTATAAACTCCGCCGTAAACAACGGACTGTATATAACATGGTTCGATGATAACGGATTTTCAAAAGCTCCTGGAACAATCATCTCCAGCAGCACGATGGAGCAAAAAAGGATGTCTTACATGGTTACGATTGACTTTATTGAAGGCAAAACACCGTGGGGAACTGCAAAAATGGTCGGCATAAAAGAAGGCTTTGTAGATTTTATTCAAGACGACCCAAACTACAAAAAAACAGTTCCGGAAGATATTCAAAACAAAATGAAAAATCTGCTAGACGGTATAAAAAACGGAGAAATTGTTATACAATAG
- a CDS encoding DEAD/DEAH box helicase codes for MTVSFEDLGLDEYTIKAVEKKGFVTPSPIQILAIPRLLTGDANLIARARTGTGKTAAFGLPIIQNVREKSSHVEALILEPTRELAVQTCAEMESFANNDFPRTTVLYGGASYANQIRELKRGSEIVVGTPGRIKDHLDRKTLDISKIKYFILDEGDEMLDMGFIDDIEEIFHHANPDCRILLFSATMPSPILKIAGEFMGEYDIIEEENVIDEALLIDQQYWVVKESEKIEALVRLIDISPDFYGLVFTMTKSDADRVTRELDMRGYEAAALHGDIMQNQREKVLERFRKGKTRILVATDVAARGIDISGLSHVVNYSLPFDTATYVHRIGRTGRAGTTGVAITFVRPEERRKLSFLTKKVLTATKSELKEGKIPSINEVLSVKEKRIVEELKAKLFKHYDKSVEDQDVKTDGESEENAENSGIAEIAENKNDGEEESASADVSVKESARILNPFDTKYETLAHELTEGNEPEKVLASLLQIFYGEKLSSKHYGAINTKDSGPRGDQLRVFVSLGKKDGFRAKEIADFFSDLLHIPERMVDGIDVAQQFALVSLPVASAKKAVEMSKTNRNLPHMHFDVKDEDGDGGRRHRSGRGSSGFGAGRERERNKDRGDRDCYAWRGREKGSKLYVHSSTERSSSRKNGAAAYKKSSGKKAERF; via the coding sequence ATAACTGTCAGCTTTGAAGATTTGGGGTTAGATGAATACACCATCAAAGCAGTTGAAAAAAAAGGATTCGTCACTCCTTCTCCTATCCAGATTTTAGCTATTCCGAGATTGCTTACAGGCGATGCAAACCTAATCGCACGTGCGAGAACGGGAACCGGTAAAACAGCTGCGTTCGGTCTTCCTATAATTCAGAATGTGCGTGAAAAATCTTCACATGTCGAAGCACTTATTCTTGAACCGACACGAGAACTCGCTGTTCAAACTTGTGCAGAGATGGAATCTTTTGCAAACAACGATTTTCCGCGTACAACTGTTTTGTATGGCGGTGCCTCTTATGCAAATCAGATTCGAGAACTCAAACGCGGTTCAGAAATAGTTGTTGGAACTCCGGGAAGAATCAAAGACCATTTAGACAGAAAGACGCTCGATATCAGCAAAATTAAATATTTTATCCTCGATGAAGGCGACGAAATGCTCGACATGGGATTTATCGATGACATTGAAGAAATTTTTCATCATGCAAATCCCGACTGCCGTATTTTGTTGTTCAGTGCGACAATGCCATCTCCGATCCTAAAGATTGCCGGCGAATTTATGGGCGAATACGACATAATTGAAGAAGAAAATGTAATTGACGAAGCTCTTTTGATTGACCAGCAATATTGGGTTGTAAAAGAAAGCGAAAAAATCGAAGCCCTTGTTCGGCTGATAGATATTTCCCCTGATTTTTACGGCCTTGTGTTTACAATGACTAAATCCGATGCTGACCGTGTCACTCGAGAGCTCGACATGCGCGGATACGAAGCTGCAGCATTGCACGGCGACATCATGCAAAATCAGCGCGAAAAAGTTCTGGAAAGATTCCGCAAAGGTAAAACACGCATTCTTGTCGCTACCGACGTAGCCGCACGAGGTATTGATATTTCGGGGCTTTCTCACGTCGTAAATTATTCGCTTCCGTTTGATACTGCAACTTACGTTCACCGTATCGGAAGAACTGGTCGTGCGGGAACAACAGGTGTTGCAATCACGTTTGTGCGTCCTGAAGAACGCCGCAAACTGAGTTTTCTAACAAAAAAAGTTTTGACCGCGACAAAAAGCGAATTGAAAGAAGGCAAAATCCCTTCGATAAATGAAGTTCTCTCAGTAAAAGAAAAGCGCATCGTTGAAGAATTGAAAGCCAAGCTGTTTAAGCATTATGACAAATCAGTTGAAGATCAGGATGTTAAAACAGACGGCGAATCGGAAGAGAATGCTGAAAACTCTGGAATCGCTGAAATCGCTGAAAACAAAAATGACGGAGAAGAGGAGTCGGCTTCTGCCGATGTTTCTGTAAAAGAATCAGCTCGAATTCTCAATCCTTTTGATACGAAATATGAAACGCTTGCGCATGAGCTTACAGAGGGGAACGAACCTGAGAAAGTTCTCGCAAGTCTTTTGCAAATATTCTACGGCGAAAAACTGAGTTCTAAACATTATGGAGCTATAAATACAAAAGATTCAGGACCACGTGGCGACCAGCTTAGGGTTTTTGTTTCTCTTGGGAAAAAGGACGGTTTCCGCGCTAAAGAAATTGCCGATTTTTTCAGCGATTTACTTCACATTCCGGAACGAATGGTTGACGGAATCGATGTTGCGCAGCAGTTTGCTCTCGTAAGCTTGCCGGTCGCATCGGCAAAAAAAGCTGTTGAGATGTCTAAGACAAACCGCAATCTTCCGCACATGCATTTTGATGTCAAAGACGAAGATGGCGACGGCGGAAGACGACATCGCAGTGGACGAGGTTCTTCAGGCTTTGGTGCAGGGCGCGAAAGAGAGCGCAACAAAGATAGAGGAGACAGAGATTGTTATGCATGGCGCGGACGAGAAAAAGGCTCAAAACTTTACGTTCATTCTTCAACAGAGCGCTCTTCATCACGAAAAAATGGGGCGGCAGCTTATAAAAAAAGTTCAGGAAAGAAAGCAGAACGTTTTTAA
- the lysS gene encoding lysine--tRNA ligase has protein sequence MSNNNQTENHLLCHWADQMANQIIREKGDLDLYTCASGITPSGTVHLGNFREIITVDLVVRALRDRGKKVRFIYSWDDYDVFRKVPANMPEPEILEKYLRYPITEVPDTTKRNENYARHHEVDIETQLPRVGIAPEFLYQASRYRANLYAEGMKKAMQNRDVIKECLNAYRDDEHKMKPEDVYWPVSIFCGKCQKDTTEITDYDGEYGITYKCQCGNCETADIRNFKGAKLGWRVDWPMRWNEEKVVFEPGGKDHISPGGSYDTAKLVSKRIYGWDAPVTMRYDFVNLKGVPGKMSSSKGKVIALPDALDIYQAEVLRYLFAGTRPNTEFAISFDMDVLKVYEDYDKTERIVYGVDKAKSDDVFNKEKRIYMLSQIDGKIPDVMPYQITFRMLTTLLQTYSGDIDAVIKSLGDVKPEQEERLRRRMACAWFWILHSAPDCAPEFCFALRNDGSKAELSGEMLSAIKRVRDEVVPKIDSFQLDKECQQAIYDIATDMGIDAKELFTALYHVLINKEQGPRLGSFMRIIGKDKLQKILSVY, from the coding sequence ATGAGTAACAATAATCAAACAGAAAACCATTTGCTTTGCCACTGGGCAGATCAGATGGCAAACCAGATTATCAGAGAAAAAGGTGATTTGGATTTATACACTTGCGCTTCTGGAATCACACCGTCAGGGACAGTTCACCTTGGAAACTTCCGTGAGATAATTACCGTAGACTTAGTCGTTCGTGCATTGCGTGACCGCGGTAAAAAAGTGCGTTTTATTTATTCGTGGGACGATTACGATGTTTTCCGCAAAGTTCCTGCAAATATGCCTGAACCGGAAATCCTTGAAAAATATTTGCGTTACCCGATTACGGAAGTACCCGACACTACAAAACGCAATGAAAATTATGCGCGCCACCACGAAGTCGATATTGAAACTCAACTTCCGCGCGTCGGCATTGCTCCTGAATTTCTTTATCAGGCAAGCCGCTACCGAGCAAACCTCTATGCTGAAGGAATGAAAAAAGCGATGCAAAATCGCGATGTAATCAAAGAATGTTTGAACGCATACCGCGATGACGAACACAAGATGAAGCCTGAAGATGTTTACTGGCCTGTTTCAATCTTTTGCGGGAAATGTCAGAAAGATACAACTGAAATCACAGATTACGACGGCGAATACGGAATAACATATAAATGTCAGTGCGGAAACTGTGAAACTGCCGATATCAGAAATTTTAAGGGCGCCAAACTCGGCTGGCGAGTAGACTGGCCGATGAGATGGAACGAAGAAAAAGTAGTCTTTGAACCGGGCGGAAAAGACCACATCAGTCCGGGCGGAAGTTACGATACTGCAAAACTGGTTTCAAAACGCATTTACGGTTGGGACGCTCCTGTAACGATGCGTTACGATTTTGTGAACCTCAAAGGAGTTCCTGGAAAAATGTCTTCATCTAAAGGAAAGGTGATAGCTCTTCCAGATGCTCTGGATATTTATCAGGCAGAAGTACTCCGTTATTTATTTGCGGGAACTCGTCCAAACACGGAATTTGCAATCAGTTTTGATATGGATGTTTTGAAAGTATACGAAGATTACGACAAAACGGAGAGAATTGTCTATGGTGTAGATAAAGCTAAGTCCGACGACGTTTTTAATAAAGAAAAGAGAATTTATATGCTTTCTCAGATTGACGGTAAGATTCCTGATGTTATGCCTTATCAGATTACTTTTAGAATGCTTACGACTTTGCTCCAAACTTATTCTGGCGACATAGATGCTGTCATAAAATCTCTAGGCGATGTAAAGCCTGAGCAGGAAGAGAGATTGCGCCGCCGTATGGCATGTGCTTGGTTTTGGATTTTGCATTCTGCTCCTGATTGTGCTCCTGAATTTTGTTTTGCGCTTAGAAACGACGGCAGCAAGGCAGAATTGTCAGGCGAAATGCTCTCGGCAATAAAACGAGTCCGTGACGAAGTTGTTCCAAAAATAGATTCATTCCAACTTGATAAAGAGTGCCAGCAGGCAATTTACGACATTGCAACAGATATGGGAATCGATGCTAAAGAATTGTTTACGGCACTTTATCACGTACTGATAAACAAAGAGCAAGGACCTCGTCTTGGAAGTTTTATGAGAATTATCGGTAAAGATAAATTGCAGAAAATTTTGAGCGTTTATTGA